A DNA window from Clavibacter sepedonicus contains the following coding sequences:
- a CDS encoding CCA tRNA nucleotidyltransferase, producing MHSVAQALERLRELAASPPVAVLARAFHEAGHELALVGGPVRDAFLGRAATDLDLTTDARPDRILEIVKPVADAHWDIGRAFGTIGARVKGEQVEITTYRTDQYDGVSRKPEVEFGSSLEEDLVRRDFTVNALAVRLPQVVLVDPSGGIDDLLAQVLRTPVAPEVSFGDDPLRMMRAVRFASQLGFRLDDAALAAIHDMAPRILDISVERVSDELSKLLRTPEPRAGLDLLVEGGLADHVLPELPAMKLEADEHHRHKDVYQHSLQVLDQAIDHERSRHPGDAPDLVLRLAALLHDIGKPSTRRLEPGGVVTFHHHDVVGSKMAKRRLRALRFDNDTIASVARLIELHLRFFGYTEGGWTDSAVRRYVRDAGPELERLHMLTRADVTTQNRRKADRLGFAYDDLEARIAELAEQEEMAAVRPDLDGEAIMRILDVPPGPVVGRAYRFLLELRLDEGPLPEDEAERRLVAWWAAEQG from the coding sequence ATGCACAGCGTCGCACAGGCCCTCGAGCGTCTCCGCGAGCTGGCCGCATCGCCCCCGGTCGCCGTGCTCGCTCGTGCCTTCCACGAGGCGGGCCATGAGCTCGCCCTGGTCGGCGGCCCGGTGCGCGACGCGTTCCTCGGCCGCGCCGCGACCGACCTCGACCTCACGACGGATGCGCGCCCCGACCGCATCCTCGAGATCGTCAAGCCCGTCGCCGACGCCCACTGGGACATCGGCCGCGCGTTCGGCACGATCGGCGCGCGCGTGAAGGGGGAGCAGGTCGAGATCACGACCTACCGCACCGACCAGTACGACGGCGTCTCCCGGAAGCCCGAGGTCGAGTTCGGCTCCTCCCTCGAGGAGGACCTCGTGCGCCGGGACTTCACGGTCAACGCGCTCGCCGTGCGCCTGCCGCAGGTGGTGCTCGTTGACCCGTCCGGCGGCATCGACGATCTCCTCGCCCAGGTGCTCCGCACACCCGTGGCCCCCGAGGTCTCGTTCGGCGACGACCCGCTCCGCATGATGCGCGCCGTCCGCTTCGCCTCGCAGCTCGGCTTCCGGCTCGACGACGCCGCGCTCGCGGCCATCCACGACATGGCCCCGCGGATCCTCGACATCTCCGTCGAGCGCGTGAGCGACGAGCTCTCGAAGCTGCTGCGCACGCCCGAGCCGCGCGCCGGGCTCGACCTCCTCGTGGAGGGCGGCCTGGCCGACCACGTGCTGCCCGAGCTCCCCGCAATGAAGCTGGAGGCCGACGAGCACCACCGGCACAAGGACGTCTACCAGCACTCGCTCCAGGTGCTCGACCAGGCCATCGACCACGAGCGCTCCCGCCACCCGGGCGATGCGCCTGACCTCGTCCTCCGCCTCGCCGCGCTCCTGCACGACATCGGCAAGCCGTCCACGCGCCGCCTCGAGCCCGGCGGGGTCGTCACCTTCCACCACCACGACGTGGTCGGATCCAAGATGGCGAAGCGCCGCCTCCGCGCCCTCCGCTTCGACAACGACACGATCGCGTCGGTGGCCCGCCTCATCGAGCTGCACCTCCGCTTCTTCGGCTACACCGAGGGCGGGTGGACCGACTCGGCCGTCCGCCGGTACGTGCGCGACGCCGGTCCCGAGCTCGAGCGCCTGCACATGCTCACGCGCGCCGACGTGACCACGCAGAACCGCCGCAAGGCCGACCGGCTCGGCTTCGCGTACGACGACCTCGAGGCCCGCATCGCCGAGCTTGCGGAGCAGGAGGAGATGGCCGCCGTGCGTCCGGACCTCGACGGCGAGGCGATCATGCGGATCCTCGACGTGCCGCCGGGGCCGGTCGTCGGCCGCGCCTACCGCTTCCTGCTCGAGCTGCGGCTCGACGAGGGCCCGCTCCCCGAGGACGAGGCCGAGCGACGCCTCGTCGCCTGGTGGGCCGCCGAGCAGGGCTGA
- a CDS encoding single-stranded DNA-binding protein, with product MADETIITVVGNLTSDPELRYTQNGLAVANFTIASTPRSFDRASNDWKDGNALFLRASVWREFAEHVASSLTKGSRVVATGRLKQRSYETKEGEKRTSIELEVDEIGPSLRYATAQVTRAAGGGGNGGGGNSGGGGRGQFGGGQPQQQQVAEEPWGTPASSGGNSGGGDGGWSNPGNFNDETPF from the coding sequence ATGGCCGACGAAACCATCATCACGGTCGTGGGCAACCTCACCAGTGATCCGGAGCTGCGGTACACGCAGAACGGGCTGGCGGTAGCCAACTTCACCATCGCCTCCACGCCGAGGTCCTTCGATCGCGCGAGCAACGACTGGAAGGACGGCAACGCCCTCTTCCTCCGTGCGAGCGTGTGGCGCGAGTTCGCCGAGCACGTGGCGTCCTCGCTCACCAAGGGGTCGCGTGTCGTCGCGACCGGCCGCCTCAAGCAGCGGTCGTACGAGACGAAGGAGGGCGAGAAGCGCACCTCCATCGAGCTCGAGGTCGACGAGATCGGCCCCTCGCTCCGCTACGCGACCGCACAGGTCACGCGCGCGGCCGGCGGCGGCGGCAACGGCGGCGGAGGCAACTCCGGCGGCGGTGGCCGTGGCCAGTTCGGCGGCGGACAGCCCCAGCAGCAGCAGGTGGCCGAGGAGCCGTGGGGCACCCCCGCGAGCTCAGGCGGCAACTCCGGCGGCGGCGACGGCGGCTGGTCCAACCCCGGCAACTTCAACGACGAGACGCCCTTCTAG